One genomic window of Octopus bimaculoides isolate UCB-OBI-ISO-001 chromosome 2, ASM119413v2, whole genome shotgun sequence includes the following:
- the LOC106880289 gene encoding uncharacterized protein LOC106880289 — MASSPKKKVSIKADESPRLYKCTFCTKTFNVHGNLIKHTRTHTGERPFRCYICEKAFANPSNLTRHKRLHTGDRPYICTFCQKTFRASSNLREHLKSHLGDSTFTCQHCESSFTVFAEYSLHMEEHFETASRLLFGSSTMALSSSVSQNTFEKKEKRNKTLKEPSSLSYVSPEGVQEESSSDLKSNHVERNLVKGDCKMQLDLVIPEDSNLLNSQKDLLFSVESSQNNNSCSDVSLLSSSSYQDMEVKTNANLQYSEEKDLITKVPVSKEGMEMVNYLSENFNEYKAGTCIDIVDLNKEPQIRQPPTLSEIDYQTVGSSKTNLLTGRSKEKQWNFCSTEEDQSALDISKKDLENLSENVNSGYCLDFRDESTCTLDELSHKLTQCFYCQRIFSSDDQIKDCDDSSKDHPCCGTCNKTQTGSAWLLSNSTSVKKSFKCLFCQNEFTDSIELNQHSCIMDVNDKRYNQYFKNSKSTTDCFAKDSIKTSTSFIDSCFEKVLLENQMDNALSSKDIQLDNVLNISTVQMDNIHGGKNSQLGIVQNCKNSQLDSTDGANDIQLDSIQSSILDNFRDIQHLNALSESNKHSESSVKDLSAPENFYSLIKKGNMLEERLHSTATKYLKETVNSPKSGEDSDKDSDDVIIVNDMLQTLSNNEKIIQDKDTSSGFIFDRVHSPAQNLNYDSILLYKSSKNLNSHAEIQGTENNLTNFTSTQISGKKQKETLNKKNKLSITGLVKNVSTKHDKKFKTESVSHPKIHKCRYCDKVFTVHGNLIKHIRIHTGEKPFQCALCTAAFANPSNLTRHVRIHTGEKPYKCTYCDRSFRDSSSLMSHHQTHLKYPLKNFSRNKKPSKNASAKPSLKINHKQKKNVDEKIEKTLSSSKVNFDSNNAKLFWPQELSSMHVKGNNGLKKQRKSNQLETVDLDSFSDTESNERKVAVGPNKLIPDKIEMYKSNSSSSTTTITTTVTTATDGGNENSVKLNESQRPGGLSTRLRNYSPILIECNSETPEDLKNGNDNSNGFKTDEILKQSDFNGSTKIINSTSLDAADKKKCLRAQNNSVVLKPTDLNGDKNVKSKGRRLHTCIYCSKSFTVHSNLIKHIRIHTGEKPFKCQLCEKAFANPSNMTRHLRVHTIEPSYKCTACPRTFRAPNNLKVHMSLHTQSSTVQKVCFICQAVYARKKELVNHLKIHTTMENTDYSNDFNSDSNECLSISLPSPQTPNPQSIQFPFIKQGFMQKTQSGCNSSQHDDVVEVSKVNVASNSLDLASLNLKNIPSNKSSSKLSGPSVKLHNSDSLEVNPMVKKVFSEGFPQSDEFCELPENLNASNAGNEHFLSQSPRPGLTVMDSNDNSKASYSDVCVENVEDEESKIYNESPVKLSKSEQVILIEERFSKEDFLTLPYGNSHIEVENASSNCNSPYKNEETSVNIQSLSSENEMHNSSDFEMKSTKRKATKRKTHRKQHSCKFCGRGFPSRCNLIKHIRTHTGEKPFRCKCCRASFANPSNLTRHVRTHTGEKPYPCPHCPKSFRASSTLKHHIYTHAKCNSYKCRFCSKVYSIFSKFKLHLLTHTKSAKSKCIVEDHSIPSQAFLPPVSKSVDKSSKKIPENASDLSESSHHINRYLLDQELQPSQASFIKNEEVLGFKNSKEIAFSDEVETSAAHNDLSKNNLDHYSFFSENAVSSYAGKRTGAKKQRRRAKTNSIELHEAENQSSFWSQFPSETSTPRKRKAIHKCNYCEKAFTVSSNLRKHVRTHTGEKPFMCRFCSRPFANPSNLIRHERIHTGEKPYICNFCPQHFAASSSLKEHIKRHTAVSGNDDSLLLADIDIPTSYGMKQSAVSVVTENDLLHNKTAELSANIKYENDYSESEQEIIDDCLNVNTCALESTECSSAETEKNNESPNIIHSVLNPLTVVSDSNLAIENIKQVRYKDGQINGENLAGDVSSVSLTLRQGLKDTEKGIKFEEEQENSSCHPDKGSKNLSNVNDNSDISNSDCIITSMDAYSDGPSRMADRNFADSFHNNSNTNNNNRNKTVQFQNSSSQKSCSEELYICKYGCKTFGTYKELISHLQSHCEMKDTQDDFGEKEDMNHVESLEENMENCKGDSQVLKLFLCEYGCGTYFTVDELRHHSLEVHNKPATIKNQEDRFDSKSCGSKNSILKVKSPYKCSYCTKVFSIRSQLTKHIRIHTGETPHCCHYCGAGFANPSNLTRHIRTHTGEKPYNCPSCKKAFGSSSNMKEHMKTHSKLSLYNCKFCPQKFSLFQSFQQHMKCHSNVNELTDDDDNDADNNNNNDDDDGGNGGDDDDDDEKHLNTQTVIYVEELDNINEQLADESAIVASNILNLEQQKESTEGNYQVPTAENMNLQPKEICYFGDIEEELKNFDAPIYTHKKPNSSRHRKRSNKSEDHIINLVDFSLSDYAGGSKESPTSSKSQSHQDRKYIRNAPPKRTHITKARSLPPYVCKYCQKLFTIRSNLIKHIRTHTGEKPFKCHLCEAAFANPSNLTRHVRTHTGVNKTTTKYN; from the exons ATGGCATCTTCTCCCAAGAAAAAGGTTTCCATCAAAGCAGATGAATCTCCTCGTTTGTACAAATGTACGTTTTGTACCAAGACATTTAATGTCCATGGAAATTTGattaaacacacacgtacacatactggTGAAAGACCGTTCAGGTGCTATATCTGTGAAAAAGCTTTTGCTAATCCTAGCAACCTCACACGTCATAAACGCTTACACACAGGGGACaggccatatatatgtacattttgcCAGAAGACTTTTCGTGCATCATCAAATCTAAGGGAACACCTGAAAAGCCATCTTGGGGATTCAACTTTTACCTGCCAACATTGTGAAAGCTCGTTTACTGTTTTTGCTGAGTATAGTTTACACATGGAGGAACATTTTGAAACGGCTTCTCGTCTGCTCTTTGGTAGCTCTACAATGGCACTGTCTTCTTCAGTATCTCAGAACACTTttgagaaaaaagagaagagaaataagaCATTGAAAGAGCCTTCCTCATTAAGTTATGTTTCCCCTGAGGGTGTCCAAGAAGAGAGTTCATCAGATTTGAAGAGTAATCACGTGGAAAGGAATTTGGTAAAAGGTGATTGCAAGATGCAGTTAGATTTAGTTATTCCAGAAGATTCCAATTTATTGAATTCTCAAAAAGATTTACTTTTTAGTGTTGAAAGTAGCCAGAACAACAACAGTTGTTCTGATGTGTCTCTTCTTTCATCGTCTAGTTATCAAGATATGGAGGTAAAAACTAATGCAAATCTTCAATATTCAGAAGAAAAAGATCTCATCACTAAAGTGCCTGTTTCCAAAGAAGGCATGGAAATGGTAAACTATCTCTCAGAAAACTTTAATGAATACAAGGCTGGTACTTGTATTGATATTGTAGATCTTAATAAAGAACCTCAGATTCGACAGCCACCTACATTGTCTGAGATAGACTATCAGACTGTTGGTTCCAGCAAAACTAACTTGTTGACTGGTAGATCAAAAGAGAAACAGTGGAATTTTTGCTCAACTGAAGAGGATCAGTCAGCTTTGGATATTTCTAAGAAAGATCTGGAAAATTTGTCAGAAAATGTAAATTCTGGATATTGCCTTGATTTCAGGGACGAATCAACATGCACATTAGATGAGCTTTCACACAAATTAACACAGTGTTTCTACTGCCAGAGAATATTCAGTTCTGATGATCAAATTAAAGACTGTGATGATTCCTCTAAAGATCATCCATGTTGTGGAACATGTAATAAGACTCAAACAGGCAGTGCTTGGTTGTTGTCAAATTCTACCAGTGTCAAGAAATCGttcaaatgtttgttttgtcAGAATGAATTTACTGATTCAATTGAACTTAATCAGCACTCTTGTATCATGGATGTTAATGATAAAAGGTACAATCAATATTTCAAGaattcaaaatcaacaacagatTGTTTTGCAAAAGACAGTATAAAAACTTCAACTAGTTTTATTGATTCTTGTTTTGAAAAGGTTTTGCTTGAAAATCAAATGGATAATGCTCTAAGTTCGAAGGACATCCAGTTAGATAATGTACTGAACATCAGTACAGTTCAGATGGATAACATTCACGGTGGCAAGAACAGCCAGTTAGGAATTGTTCAGAACTGTAAAAACAGCCAGTTGGATAGTACTGATGGCGCAAATGATATCCAATTAGATAGCATACAAAGCTCAATTTTGGATAACTTTAGGGATATCCAACATTTGAATGCACTGAGTGAATCAAATAAGCACTCAGAATCATCTGTTAAAGATTTGTCTGCACCAGAGAACTTCTATAGTTTGATTAAAAAAGGTAACATGCTTGAGGAAAGACTTCACAGTACTGccacaaaatatttgaaagaaacagTAAATTCTCCAAAATCAGGTGAGGATAGTGATAAGGATTCTGATGATGTAATCATTGTTAATGACATGTTGCAAACATTATCAAACAATGAGAAGATTATTCAAGATAAGGATACCAGTAGTGGTTTTATTTTTGATAGGGTACACTCCCCGGCTCAGAATCTTAACTATGACAGCATACTTTTATACAAATCTTCCAAAAATTTAAATTCCCATGCTGAAATTCAGGGTACTGAAAATAATTTAACTAATTTTACCTCAACTCAAATTTCTggcaagaaacagaaagaaacattaaataagaaaaataaattgagtATAACTGGTTTAGTAAAGAATGTTAGCACTAAACATGACAAGAAATTCAAAACAGAATCTGTATCACATCCAAAAATTCACAAGTGCCGCTATTGTGATAAAGTCTTCACTGTTCATGGGAACTTGATCAAACACAtacgtatccatacaggagaaaaaccattccaaTGTGCACTTTGTACTGCGGCCTTTGCTAACCCAAGTAATTTAACTCGTCATGTacgaatacatacaggagaaaaaccttacAAGTGTACTTATTGTGATAGGAGTTTCCGAGACTCCTCAAGCTTAATGAGCCATCATCAAACCCATCTAAAATATCCACTGAAAAATTTTTCTCGCAATAAGAAACCTTCCAAAAATGCTTCTGCAAAACCTAGCCTGAAAATTAATcacaagcagaaaaaaaatgttgatgagaaaattgaaaaaaccCTTTCTTCTTCAAAAGTTAATTTTGATAGCAATAATGCCAAATTATTCTGGCCTCAAGAATTGTCTTCGATGCATGTGAAAGGAAATAATGGTTTGAAGAAGCAGAGGAAAAGCAACCAGTTAGAAACTGTTGATTTAGATTCTTTTAGTGATACTGAAAGTAATGAAAGAAAAGTAGCTGTTGGTCCTAATAAACTAATACCAGATAAAATTGAAATGTAcaaaagtaatagtagtagtagtactactactattactacaactgtAACAACTGCTACTGATGGTGGTAATGAAAATTCAGTAAAGCTTAATGAGTCCCAAAGGCCAGGTGGTCTTAGTACGAGGCTTAGAAATTATTCTCCTATTTTAATTGAATGTAACTCGGAAACTCCTGAAGATTTAAAGAATGGAAATGATAATTCAAATGGCTTCAAAACTGATGAAATTCTTAAGCAGTCAGACTTCAATGGTTCTACCAAAATTATCAATTCGACTAGTTTAGATGCTGCAGACAAGAAAAAATGTTTGAGAGCTCAAAATAATAGTGTGGTTCTAAAACCTACAGATCTCAATGGTGATAAAAATGTTAAATCTAAAGGACGTCggttacacacatgtatttactgTAGCAAAAGTTTCACAGTCCATAGTAATCTTATcaagcatatacgcatacatactggTGAGAAACCATTTAAATGTCAGCTCTGTGAAAAGGCTTTTGCAAATCCAAGCAACATGACTCGTCATCTCCGAGTTCATACAATAGAACCTTCTTATAAATGTACAGCATGTCCTCGTACATTCCGTGCACCAAACAATTTGAAAGTACACATGAGTCTTCATACACAATCAAGTACTGTACAGAAAGTTTGTTTCATCTGTCAAGCAGTGTATGCTCGGAAAAAAGAATTggtaaatcatttaaaaattcaTACTACAATGGAAAACACAGACTATTCTAATGATTTTAATTCTGATTCAAACGAATGCCTGAGTATATCCTTACCATCTCCACAAACCCCAAATCCTCAGAGCATTCAATTTCCTTTTATTAAACAAGGATTCATGCAGAAAACTCAGTCAGGTTGTAATTCTTCCCAGcatgatgatgttgttgaggTTTCTAAAGTTAATGTGGCTTCAAATAGCCTTGATTTAGCCAGTCTAAACCTAAAAAATATACCAAGTAACAAATCAAGCTCTAAATTATCAGGTCCTTCTGTGAAACTACATAATTCTGATTCTTTAGAGGTAAATCCAATGGTTAAGAAGGTCTTTTCTGAAGGTTTTCCCCAAAGCGATGAATTCTGTGAGCTTCCTGAAAATCTAAATGCATCAAATGCTGGAAACGAACATTTTCTCTCTCAAAGTCCCAGACCAGGTTTGACAGTGATGGATTCAAATGATAATTCTAAAGCAAGTTATTCTGATGTTTGTGTTGAAAATGTTGAAGATGAggaatctaaaatatataatgaGAGCCCTGTAAAGCTGTCCAAATCTGAGCAGGTTATACTGATTGAAGAGAGATTTTCCAAAGAAGATTTCTTAACTTTACCTTATGGGAATTCTCATATTGAAGTTGAAAATGCAAGTAGCAATTGCAATTCACcttataaaaatgaagaaaccaGTGTAAATATTCAATCATTATCTTCAGAGAATGAAATGCACAATAGTTCTGACTTTGAGATGAAATCCACGAAACGTAAAGCTACTAAACGAAAAACTCATCGTAAACAGCATAGTTGTAAATTTTGTGGCAGAGGTTTCCCTTCTCGATGCAACTTAATTaaacacatacggacacacactggagaaaaacctttcaGATGCAAGTGCTGTCGAGCCTCCTTTGCTAATCCTAGCAATTTAACTAGACATGTTagaacacatacaggagaaaaaccgtaCCCATGTCCTCATTGTCCTAAATCATTTCGGGCATCATCAACActaaaacatcatatatatacacatgctaaatGTAATTCATACAAATGTCGCTTTTGTTCTAAAGTATATTCCATTTTTAGTAAATTCAAACTGCATCTTTTAACTCACACTAAATCTGCCAAATCCAAATGTATTGTTGAAGATCATTCCATACCTTCTCAAGCATTTCTACCTCCAGTTTCAAAATCTGTAGATAAATCATCAAAGAAAATACCAGAAAATGCCTCGGATCTTTCTGAAAGCTCTCACCATATCAATAGATATCTGCTTGATCAAGAACTGCAACCATCTCAAGCTAGTTTTATCAAGAATGAAGAAGTATTAGGGTTTAAAAATAGTAAAGAGATAGCTTTCTCTGATGAAGTTGAAACCAGTGCAGCTCACAATGATTTATCAAAGAACAACTTAGATCATTATTCTTTCTTCTCAGAAAATGCAGTTTCTTCTTATGCAGGCAAAAGAACTGGGGCCAAAAAACAGAGGCGCAGAGCAAAAACAAATAGCATTGAACTCCATGAAGCTGAGAATCAAAGTTCTTTCTGGTCTCAGTTTCCAAGTGAAACTTCTACACCTCGTAAAAGGAAAGCAATTCACAAGTGTAATTATTGTGAGAAAGCCTTCACAGTGTCTAGTAATTTACGGAAacacgtacgcactcacacaggagaaaagccattcaTGTGTAGGTTTTGTTCCAGACCTTTTGCTAATCCTAGTAATCTTATTCGACATGAACGCAtccatacaggtgaaaaaccatacaTATGCAATTTTTGTCCACAACATTTTGCTGCGTCTAGCAGTCTAAAAGAACATATAAAGAGACACACAGCAGTATCAGGAAATGATGATTCTCTCCTTTTAGCTGACATTGACATACCAACTTCTTATGGCATGAAACAGAGTGCTGTAAGTGTTGTAACAGAAAATGATCTGCTCCATAACAAGACTGCTGAACTCAGTGccaatattaaatatgaaaacgATTATTCTGAATCAGAGCAAGAGATTATAGATGATTGTTTAAATGTAAACACATGTGCTTTAGAGTCGACAGAATGTTCTTCAGCCGAAACAGAGAAGAATAATGAAAGCCCTAATATTATACATAGTGTACTCAATCCTTTGACTGTTGTCAGTGACAGTAATTTagctatagaaaatattaaacagGTGAGATATAAAGATGGACAGATTAATGGAGAAAACCTTGCCGGAGATGTGTCATCAGTATCTTTGACTCTTCGCCAGGGATTAAAAGATACCGAGAAAGGTATAAAATTTGAGGAGGAGCAGGAAAACTCTTCTTGCCATCCTGATAAGGGGTCTAAGAATTTGTCCAATGTTAATGACAATTCAGATATTTCCAATTCTGATTGCATTATTACATCTATGGATGCTTATAGTGATGGTCCATCTAGAATGGCTGACAGGAATTTTGCAGACAGctttcataataatagtaatactaataataacaatcgtAATAAAACTGTTCAATTTCAAAACTCATCATCACAAAAATCCTGTTCAGAAGaattatacatttgtaaatatggaTGCAAGACATTTGGTACTTATAAAGAACTTATTTCACATTTACAATCTCATTGTGAAATGAAAGATACACAGGATGATTTTGGTGAAAAAGAAGACATGAATCATGTAGAGTCATTAGAAGAGAATATGGAAAACTGTAAGGGTGATAGTCAAGTGTTGAAGTTGTTTTTATGTGAATATGGGTGTGGTACATATTTTACAGTTGATGAGCTACGGCATCACTCACTTGAAGTTCATAACAAACCTGCAACAATAAAGAACCAGGAAGATAGATTTGATTCAAAATCATGTGGCAGCAAGAATTCAATCTTGAAAGTTAAAAGCCCTTATAAATGTTCATATTGTACAAAAGTATTCTCGATACGAAGCCAGCTAACAAAGCATATtcgaattcatacaggagaaaccCCCCACTGTTGCCACTATTGTGGCGCTGGCTTTGCTAATCCAAGCAATCTGACACGTCACATCAGaactcacactggagagaaaccatataattGTCCATCATGTAAAAAGGCTTTTGGAAGTTCAAGTAACATGAAGGAACACATGAAAACACATTCCAAACTTTctttatataattgtaaattttgtcctcagaaattttctttgtttcagagCTTTCAACAGCATATGAAATGCCATAGTAATGTCAATgaattaactgatgatgatgacaatgatgcagataataataataataatgatgatgatgatggcggcaatggtggcgacgatgatgatgacgatgagaagcACCTTAACACACAGACTGTTATCTATGTAGAAGAACTAGATAATATAAATGAACAGTTAGCTGATGAGTCTGCTATTGTTGCTTCCAATATTTTGAATTTAGAGCAGCAAAAGGAAAGTACTGAGGGAAATTATCAAGTGCCAACCGCAGAAAATATGAATCTTCAACCGAAAGAAATATGTTACTTTGGAGACATTGAAGAAGAACTTAAAAATTTCGATGCACccatttacacacataaaaaaccTAACAGTTCTCGGCAtcgtaaaaggtcaaataaatcAGAAGACCATATAATAAATCTTGTAGACTTTTCATTGTCAGACTATGCAGGTGGCAGCAAAGAATCTCCAACATCAAGCAAGAGTCAGTCTCACCAAGACAGAAAGTATATTCGCAACGCTCCCCCAAAACGGACCCACATCACAAAAGCACGTTCCTTACCCccttatgtatgtaaatactgtCAAAAACTGTTCACCATTCGCAGTAATTTGAtaaaacatatacgtacacatacaggtgagaagcccttCAAATGCCACTTGTGTGAAGCAGCTTTTGCTAACCCAAGCAATTTGACTCGACATGTTCGTACACACACAG GTGTCAATAAAACAACTACGAAGTACAACTGA